The following are from one region of the Flavobacteriaceae bacterium UJ101 genome:
- the ribF gene encoding riboflavin kinase (Belongs to the RibF family.; KEGG: dca:Desca_1489 riboflavin kinase / FMN adenylyltransferase): protein MEIFQSITDFNDSDSTIVLTLGMYDGVHLGHQKILNEVVNRAKDRKGKSVLLTFAPHPRKVLQEGVALKMLSLQKEKLDLLEKTGLDYVIVHPFTKEFSRLNSTDFVRNLLVNQIGINELIIGYDHHFGRNREGSFDDLEELSEVYDFDLVKIDAQSFSDITVSSTKIRNALLEGEIEKANQLLNYNYSIEGLVIHGDKIGRTLNFPTANLKVDPEKLIPKKGVYLFQTIYNSKNYYGLVHIGTRPTVEGEEDRIEAFLFDFDQEIYNKKLKISFLQKIREEKKFNSIEELRKQIELDYHKAKNLVNKKP from the coding sequence GTGGAAATTTTTCAAAGTATAACGGATTTTAATGACTCAGATTCAACCATTGTTTTAACACTTGGGATGTATGATGGTGTCCATTTAGGACATCAAAAAATTTTAAATGAAGTGGTTAATAGGGCAAAAGATAGAAAAGGGAAGTCTGTTTTACTAACGTTTGCTCCTCATCCTAGAAAGGTTTTACAAGAAGGTGTAGCATTAAAGATGCTATCATTACAAAAAGAAAAATTAGATTTATTGGAGAAAACAGGTTTGGATTATGTTATTGTACATCCTTTTACCAAAGAGTTTTCAAGGTTAAATTCAACAGATTTTGTTCGAAATTTATTGGTGAATCAAATTGGAATCAATGAACTTATTATAGGTTATGATCATCATTTTGGTAGAAATAGAGAGGGATCTTTTGATGATTTAGAAGAGTTATCAGAAGTGTATGATTTTGACTTAGTAAAAATTGATGCTCAAAGTTTTTCTGATATAACGGTAAGTTCCACTAAAATTCGAAATGCTTTATTAGAAGGAGAAATTGAAAAAGCAAATCAGTTATTAAATTATAATTATTCAATAGAAGGTCTTGTTATTCATGGAGATAAAATAGGGAGGACTTTGAATTTTCCTACAGCCAATTTAAAAGTAGATCCAGAAAAATTAATACCTAAAAAAGGAGTTTATTTGTTTCAAACCATCTATAATTCAAAAAATTATTATGGTTTGGTTCATATAGGGACTAGACCTACGGTTGAAGGTGAGGAAGATAGAATAGAGGCTTTTTTATTTGATTTTGATCAAGAGATCTATAATAAAAAATTAAAAATAAGTTTTCTTCAGAAAATTAGAGAAGAGAAGAAATTTAATTCTATAGAGGAATTAAGAAAACAAATTGAATTAGATTATCATAAGGCAAAAAATCTAGTCAATAAAAAACCCTGA
- the ATPF1B|atpD gene encoding H(+)-transporting two-sector ATPase (Produces ATP from ADP in the presence of a proton gradient across the membrane. The catalytic sites are hosted primarily by the beta subunits; Belongs to the ATPase alpha/beta chains family.; KEGG: ptq:P700755_001540 F-type H+-transporting ATPase subunit beta) codes for MSQVKGKVTQVIGPVIDVVFNTDGELPKIYDSLDIVKDNGEVLVLEAQQHIGEDTVRCISMDATDGLKRGQEVIATGNPITMPAGEAINGRLFNVTGNAIDGMEELSREGGNPIHKPAPKFEELSTSTEVLFTGIKVIDLIEPYAKGGKIGLFGGAGVGKTVLIQELINNIAKGHGGLSVFAGVGERTREGNDLLREMLESGIIKYGDEFMESMENGGWDLTKVDKEAMKESKAAFVFGQMNEPPGARARVALSGLTLAEYYRDGGEDGQGRDVLFFVDNIFRFTQAGSEVSALLGRMPSAVGYQPTLATEMGAMQERITSTKKGSITSVQAVYVPADDLTDPAPATTFAHLDATTVLSRKIASLGIYPAVDPLDSTSRILTADILGNEHYDTAQRVKNLLQKYKELQDIIAILGMEELSEEDKLAVHRARRVQRFLSQPFHVAEQFTGIPGVLVDIKDTIKGFNMIMDGELDHLPEAAFNLRGSIQEAIEAGEKMLAEA; via the coding sequence ATGTCTCAGGTTAAAGGTAAAGTAACACAGGTAATTGGGCCCGTTATTGACGTAGTATTCAACACGGATGGAGAATTACCAAAAATTTATGATTCATTAGATATTGTTAAAGATAATGGTGAAGTGCTTGTTTTAGAAGCACAGCAACATATTGGAGAAGATACTGTTCGTTGTATCTCCATGGATGCTACCGATGGTCTTAAAAGAGGTCAAGAGGTAATAGCTACTGGAAATCCAATTACAATGCCAGCTGGAGAAGCAATTAACGGTCGTTTATTTAACGTTACCGGAAATGCTATTGATGGAATGGAAGAACTTTCTAGAGAAGGAGGTAATCCAATTCATAAGCCAGCACCAAAATTTGAAGAGTTATCAACTTCTACTGAAGTTTTATTTACAGGTATCAAAGTAATTGATTTAATTGAGCCTTACGCAAAAGGAGGTAAAATTGGATTATTTGGTGGTGCCGGAGTAGGTAAAACCGTATTAATTCAAGAATTGATTAACAATATTGCCAAAGGGCACGGAGGTTTATCTGTATTCGCAGGAGTTGGAGAAAGAACTCGTGAAGGGAATGATTTACTTCGAGAAATGTTAGAATCAGGTATTATCAAATACGGTGATGAATTCATGGAATCTATGGAAAATGGAGGATGGGATTTAACTAAAGTAGACAAAGAAGCAATGAAAGAATCTAAAGCTGCTTTCGTATTTGGACAAATGAACGAACCTCCGGGAGCACGTGCTCGTGTAGCTTTATCAGGTTTAACATTAGCTGAATATTACCGTGATGGTGGTGAAGATGGTCAAGGACGTGACGTATTATTCTTCGTTGATAATATTTTCCGTTTTACACAAGCAGGATCAGAAGTATCAGCCTTATTAGGACGTATGCCTTCAGCCGTAGGTTACCAACCTACTTTAGCAACTGAAATGGGTGCTATGCAAGAGCGTATTACTTCTACCAAAAAAGGATCTATTACTTCTGTACAAGCGGTTTACGTACCTGCAGATGACTTGACTGACCCTGCACCTGCAACAACTTTTGCTCACTTAGATGCTACAACCGTATTATCTCGTAAAATTGCCTCTTTAGGTATTTACCCTGCAGTTGATCCATTAGATTCTACTTCAAGAATTCTAACAGCTGATATTTTAGGTAATGAGCATTATGATACAGCACAACGTGTAAAGAACTTATTACAGAAATATAAAGAATTACAAGATATTATTGCCATCTTAGGTATGGAGGAATTATCAGAAGAAGATAAATTAGCGGTACACCGTGCGCGTCGTGTACAACGTTTCTTATCTCAACCATTCCATGTAGCTGAGCAATTTACTGGTATCCCAGGTGTTTTAGTTGATATTAAAGATACTATTAAAGGATTTAACATGATTATGGATGGTGAATTAGATCATTTACCTGAAGCAGCCTTTAACCTTAGAGGATCTATTCAAGAAGCAATTGAAGCTGGTGAAAAAATGTTAGCAGAAGCTTAA
- a CDS encoding ATP synthase epsilon chain (Produces ATP from ADP in the presence of a proton gradient across the membrane; Belongs to the ATPase epsilon chain family.) → MNVDIITPEKKLYSGTVKSVYVPGVNGEFQMLDNHAPIVSILKAGKIKLEAPEAETSNLEQGEKGLYEITVEGGVIEMNHGKIIILAE, encoded by the coding sequence ATGAATGTAGATATCATTACACCTGAAAAAAAATTATACAGTGGAACAGTAAAATCAGTTTATGTTCCGGGTGTTAACGGTGAATTCCAAATGTTGGATAACCACGCACCTATTGTATCTATTTTAAAAGCAGGTAAAATTAAATTAGAAGCCCCTGAAGCAGAAACTTCAAACCTTGAACAAGGAGAAAAAGGTTTATACGAAATAACAGTTGAAGGTGGTGTTATTGAAATGAATCATGGGAAAATTATTATTCTAGCTGAGTAA